The Lentzea guizhouensis genome contains a region encoding:
- a CDS encoding response regulator transcription factor — protein sequence MRVLLVEDDDRVAEALVPALTRRGFHVDRQATGRGTLDRLAGVDVVLLDLGLPDMDGVTLCRAIRAASDVAIIVVSARGEIDDRILGLHAGADDYLVKPYDVGELVARVHAVRRRRGADPVAPGSSSTEVFETGDVRVDLGRHEVTVAGESVALSRKEFQVLALVMAAGGAVCTRERILAEVWGRTWSGANRTLDVHVATLRTKLGRPALLETVRGVGYRLGQVS from the coding sequence GTGCGCGTGCTGCTGGTCGAAGACGACGACCGGGTCGCGGAGGCACTGGTCCCAGCCCTGACCAGACGGGGTTTCCACGTGGACCGGCAGGCCACCGGCCGCGGCACGCTCGACCGTCTCGCGGGCGTCGACGTGGTGCTGCTCGACCTGGGCCTGCCCGACATGGACGGGGTGACGCTGTGCCGGGCTATCAGGGCGGCGTCGGACGTGGCGATCATCGTGGTGTCGGCGCGGGGTGAGATCGACGACCGGATCCTCGGCCTGCACGCCGGAGCCGACGACTACCTGGTCAAACCCTATGACGTGGGTGAGCTGGTGGCGCGGGTGCACGCGGTGCGGCGCCGTCGTGGAGCGGATCCGGTGGCGCCGGGGTCGTCGTCCACCGAGGTGTTCGAGACCGGCGACGTGCGGGTCGACCTGGGACGCCACGAGGTCACCGTGGCGGGTGAATCCGTCGCTCTTTCGCGCAAGGAGTTCCAGGTGCTCGCGCTCGTGATGGCGGCGGGCGGGGCGGTGTGCACGCGGGAGCGGATCCTCGCCGAGGTGTGGGGGCGGACCTGGTCCGGTGCAAACAGGACGTTGGACGTGCACGTCGCGACGTTGCGCACCAAGCTGGGCCGGCCCGCGCTGCTCGAGACCGTGCGCGGGGTCGGGTACCGGCTGGGTCAGGTGTCGTGA
- a CDS encoding amino acid ABC transporter ATP-binding protein — MIRVAGVDKFFGPLHVLKNVQLEVPKGQVVVVLGPSGSGKSTLCRTINRLEPIDSGVIEVDGQPLPAEGKELARLRADVGMVFQSFNLFAHKTIIENVMLAPVKVRKTPAAEARKTAMELLERVGIANQADKFPAQLSGGQQQRAAIARALAMRPKVMLFDEPTSALDPEMVQEVLDVMTGLAKDGMTMLVVTHEMGFARKAADRVIFMSDGEVVEDSTPEEFFSAPKSNRAKDFLGKILTH; from the coding sequence ATGATTCGTGTGGCGGGTGTGGACAAGTTCTTCGGCCCGTTGCACGTGCTCAAGAACGTGCAGCTGGAGGTGCCGAAGGGGCAGGTCGTGGTCGTGCTCGGGCCGTCGGGTTCCGGCAAGTCGACCCTGTGCAGGACCATCAACCGCCTCGAACCGATCGACTCGGGTGTCATCGAGGTGGACGGGCAGCCCCTTCCGGCGGAAGGGAAGGAACTGGCTCGCCTGCGCGCCGACGTCGGCATGGTGTTCCAGTCCTTCAACCTCTTCGCGCACAAGACCATCATCGAGAACGTGATGCTCGCGCCGGTGAAGGTGCGCAAGACGCCTGCCGCGGAAGCGCGCAAGACCGCGATGGAGCTGCTCGAGCGGGTCGGCATCGCCAACCAGGCCGACAAGTTCCCCGCACAGCTCTCCGGTGGCCAGCAGCAGCGCGCGGCGATCGCCCGCGCGCTCGCGATGAGGCCCAAGGTGATGCTGTTCGACGAGCCGACCTCCGCACTGGACCCGGAGATGGTCCAGGAGGTCCTCGACGTGATGACCGGCCTCGCGAAGGACGGCATGACCATGCTCGTGGTCACCCACGAGATGGGCTTCGCCCGCAAGGCCGCGGACCGGGTGATCTTCATGTCCGACGGTGAAGTCGTCGAGGATTCCACCCCGGAAGAGTTCTTCTCGGCCCCGAAGTCCAACCGCGCGAAGGACTTCCTTGGCAAGATCCTGACTCACTAG
- a CDS encoding glutamate ABC transporter substrate-binding protein, whose amino-acid sequence MRVRALTAVLLAGGLALTACGKEGTGTETGAPAGVFEVAKDVKVDGSPTFEKIKSRGSLVVGVKEDQPGLGFKDPTTNKYTGFDIDMAKLIAAQLGFDPETKIQFKTIQSAAREQAIINGDIDYYVGTYSITAARKEKVSFAGPYYVAGQDLLVKKDNTAITGPDTIKDKKVCSVTGATPAKKLRDDKLVQPDSNVVELQSYSLCVTKLHDGEVDAVSTDDAILKGYAAAEPDKLKVVGKTFSTEKYGIGLAKDDKALRDKINEVLEKSLTDGKWDDIYKNTLGKSGAEGKHPTLEKY is encoded by the coding sequence ATGAGGGTTCGCGCCCTTACGGCGGTACTGCTGGCGGGCGGCCTCGCCCTGACCGCGTGTGGCAAGGAAGGCACGGGCACCGAGACGGGGGCGCCCGCCGGCGTCTTCGAGGTGGCCAAGGACGTCAAGGTCGACGGTTCGCCGACGTTCGAGAAGATCAAGTCGCGCGGCTCGCTGGTCGTCGGCGTCAAGGAGGACCAGCCGGGTCTGGGCTTCAAGGACCCGACGACCAACAAGTACACCGGCTTCGACATCGACATGGCGAAGCTGATCGCGGCGCAGCTGGGCTTCGACCCCGAGACGAAGATCCAGTTCAAGACGATCCAGTCCGCCGCCCGCGAGCAGGCGATCATCAACGGCGACATCGACTACTACGTCGGTACGTACTCGATCACCGCCGCCCGCAAGGAGAAGGTGTCCTTCGCCGGCCCGTACTACGTCGCCGGCCAGGACCTGCTGGTGAAGAAGGACAACACCGCCATCACCGGCCCGGACACCATCAAGGACAAGAAGGTCTGCTCGGTCACGGGCGCGACGCCGGCCAAGAAGCTGCGCGACGACAAGCTGGTCCAGCCCGACTCCAACGTGGTCGAGCTGCAGAGCTACTCGCTGTGCGTCACCAAGCTGCACGACGGTGAGGTCGACGCGGTCAGCACCGACGACGCGATCCTCAAGGGCTACGCGGCCGCCGAGCCGGACAAGCTGAAGGTCGTCGGCAAGACGTTCTCCACGGAGAAGTACGGCATCGGTCTCGCCAAGGACGACAAGGCGCTCCGGGACAAGATCAACGAGGTCCTCGAGAAGTCGCTGACCGACGGCAAGTGGGACGACATCTACAAGAACACGCTGGGCAAGTCGGGTGCGGAGGGCAAGCACCCGACGCTCGAGAAGTACTGA
- a CDS encoding amino acid ABC transporter permease: MGVLTRNLDLFVAHFGETLRLFAFSAVISLLAGVFLAMLRVSPVPVFRGVGTLYVTVVRNTPLTLVFVFFVFAYPYLEIIKFEFFTAAVVALSIYTSAFVCEVVRSGINTVPVGQAEASRALGLTFTQMLGSIVLPQAMRSVVPPMVSTFIALLKNTTVAAGFSVREAGAIRDALSEAGESTLVGMLWVAGIFVLLVMPLTFLQRVLEKRWSVAR; the protein is encoded by the coding sequence ATGGGCGTCCTCACCCGCAATCTCGACCTCTTCGTGGCTCACTTCGGGGAAACGCTGCGGCTGTTCGCGTTCTCCGCGGTGATCTCACTGCTGGCCGGTGTCTTCCTGGCCATGCTGCGCGTCAGCCCCGTCCCCGTGTTCCGCGGGGTGGGCACGCTCTACGTCACGGTGGTGCGCAACACGCCGCTGACCCTGGTGTTCGTGTTCTTCGTGTTCGCGTACCCCTACCTGGAGATCATCAAGTTCGAGTTCTTCACCGCCGCCGTCGTGGCGCTGTCGATCTACACGTCGGCGTTCGTGTGCGAGGTCGTCCGCTCGGGCATCAACACGGTGCCGGTCGGCCAGGCCGAGGCGTCGCGGGCGCTCGGCCTGACGTTCACCCAGATGCTCGGCAGCATCGTGCTGCCGCAGGCGATGCGGTCGGTCGTCCCGCCGATGGTGAGCACGTTCATCGCCCTGCTGAAGAACACCACCGTCGCGGCGGGCTTCTCGGTCAGAGAAGCGGGTGCGATCCGCGACGCGCTGTCGGAGGCTGGTGAGAGCACGCTGGTCGGCATGCTGTGGGTCGCCGGCATCTTCGTCCTGCTGGTGATGCCGCTGACGTTCCTGCAGCGGGTTCTGGAAAAGCGCTGGAGCGTGGCCCGATGA
- a CDS encoding amino acid ABC transporter permease: MSSTVLFDVPGPRARVRHRLLAVVGVAAIAALVGYVVWRFIDTGQFEGRKWSWIEYKQIQISLAEALGRTLSAFAVGAVLALTFGAIFAAARLSDHRWVSAPAAVVVELFRAIPLVIMMFFFYYGLPATGIKLSAFTAVVLSLMLYNGSVLAEVFRAGINSLPKGQSEAAYALGMRKTQVMVLVLLPQALRAMMPTIISQLVVLLKDTALGFLITFEELLYWGRQIGGQLQFGRPLIPTMIVVAAIYIGLCLLLTWFANYLEKRNRRNKKVIALENKDAEMVVLTNDHQA; the protein is encoded by the coding sequence ATGAGCAGCACCGTCCTCTTCGACGTCCCCGGCCCGCGGGCCAGGGTCCGCCACCGGTTGCTCGCCGTCGTCGGTGTCGCCGCGATCGCCGCACTGGTCGGCTACGTGGTGTGGCGCTTCATCGACACCGGCCAGTTCGAGGGCCGCAAGTGGAGCTGGATCGAGTACAAGCAGATCCAGATCTCCCTGGCCGAGGCCCTCGGCCGCACGCTCAGCGCGTTCGCGGTCGGCGCGGTGCTCGCGCTCACGTTCGGTGCGATCTTCGCCGCGGCACGCCTCTCCGACCACCGGTGGGTCAGCGCTCCCGCCGCCGTGGTCGTGGAGCTGTTCCGCGCGATCCCGCTGGTCATCATGATGTTCTTCTTCTACTACGGCCTGCCGGCGACGGGCATCAAGCTCTCCGCCTTCACCGCCGTCGTGCTGAGCCTCATGCTGTACAACGGCTCGGTGCTCGCCGAGGTGTTCCGCGCGGGCATCAACTCGCTGCCCAAGGGCCAGAGCGAGGCCGCGTACGCGCTGGGCATGCGCAAGACCCAGGTGATGGTGCTCGTGCTGCTGCCGCAGGCGTTGCGGGCGATGATGCCGACCATCATCAGCCAGCTCGTCGTGCTGTTGAAGGACACCGCGCTCGGCTTCCTCATCACCTTCGAGGAGCTGCTGTACTGGGGCCGCCAGATCGGTGGTCAGCTGCAGTTCGGCCGTCCGCTGATCCCGACCATGATCGTGGTCGCGGCCATCTACATCGGACTGTGCCTGTTGCTGACGTGGTTCGCGAACTACCTGGAGAAGCGCAACCGCCGCAACAAGAAGGTCATCGCGCTGGAGAACAAGGACGCCGAGATGGTCGTGCTCACGAACGACCACCAGGCTTGA
- a CDS encoding sensor histidine kinase encodes MADVLAFYTVAAQHPPRITAFSALLLAVVLLHSGLVVPDLPASVVWAQALVVPGAAWALGDVSRKLAAARDELRARQEERTARAVTVERLRIARELHDVVAHHLSVISMQAGLAGYVFDSDPATARTAVATIGATSRETLQEMRRLLALLRSTPDTPAPVLADLATLVARLHGSGAEVSLELSGELDDLPSRLQLAVFRVVQEALTNVVKHVGPCVVEVVVCRSATRLTTTVTNSPPLVAIAPVDPGHGLIGMRERARIYHGTLTTGSLQDGGYRVELVVPLGGTTAVTSHG; translated from the coding sequence GTGGCGGACGTGCTCGCGTTCTACACCGTTGCCGCGCAACACCCACCGCGCATCACGGCGTTCAGCGCCCTCCTGCTCGCTGTTGTGCTGCTGCACAGTGGTCTCGTGGTGCCGGACCTGCCGGCGTCCGTGGTGTGGGCTCAGGCGCTCGTCGTGCCCGGTGCGGCGTGGGCGCTGGGTGACGTCTCACGCAAGCTCGCCGCCGCACGGGACGAGCTGCGCGCGCGTCAGGAAGAACGCACCGCACGTGCCGTGACCGTCGAACGGCTGCGCATCGCCCGCGAGCTGCACGACGTCGTGGCGCATCACCTGTCGGTGATCTCCATGCAGGCCGGGCTGGCCGGCTACGTGTTCGACAGCGACCCGGCCACGGCGCGCACCGCCGTGGCGACGATCGGTGCGACCAGCCGTGAGACGTTGCAGGAGATGCGTAGGCTGCTCGCCCTGCTGCGGTCCACGCCGGACACTCCGGCGCCCGTGCTCGCCGACCTCGCGACGCTGGTGGCACGGTTGCACGGCAGCGGGGCCGAGGTGTCGCTCGAGCTGTCCGGGGAGCTCGACGACCTGCCGTCCAGGTTGCAGCTCGCGGTGTTCCGGGTGGTGCAGGAGGCGTTGACGAACGTCGTGAAGCACGTCGGGCCGTGCGTGGTCGAGGTGGTGGTGTGCCGTTCGGCCACTCGGCTGACCACGACGGTGACGAACTCACCACCGTTGGTAGCAATCGCGCCGGTGGACCCCGGTCATGGCTTGATCGGGATGCGGGAACGCGCCAGGATCTACCACGGCACGTTGACGACCGGTTCCCTGCAGGACGGGGGCTATCGGGTGGAGCTGGTCGTGCCTCTTGGGGGAACTACCGCGGTGACGTCACATGGTTAA
- a CDS encoding response regulator: MLVVDDQPLFRAGLVALLNAAPGMTVVGEAADGESAVCLVESSAPDVVLMDIRMPRMTGMAALERIVASGSPARVLVLTTFDLDEYVYEALRLGAAGFVLKESEPARLLAAITAVASGEMQFSPTVMSRLVAAYLRDDVAAAPCAPPGLDELTDREREVLRLVGTGITNADIASRLTVTEGTVKTHLNRVMTKLRLTSRAQAVVMAYESGLVTPQLVARTA, translated from the coding sequence GTGCTCGTAGTCGACGACCAGCCGCTGTTCCGCGCGGGACTGGTCGCCTTGTTGAACGCCGCACCGGGCATGACGGTCGTCGGCGAGGCCGCTGACGGCGAGAGCGCCGTGTGCCTGGTCGAGTCGTCGGCGCCGGACGTGGTGCTGATGGACATCCGCATGCCCAGGATGACCGGGATGGCGGCGTTGGAACGCATCGTCGCGTCCGGGTCGCCGGCGCGGGTGCTGGTCCTGACCACGTTCGACCTCGACGAGTACGTCTACGAGGCGCTGCGGCTGGGTGCCGCCGGGTTCGTGCTCAAGGAGTCCGAACCGGCCAGGCTGCTCGCCGCGATCACCGCCGTGGCGTCCGGGGAGATGCAGTTCAGCCCCACGGTGATGAGCCGGCTGGTGGCGGCCTACCTGCGCGACGACGTGGCCGCCGCACCGTGCGCCCCACCGGGTCTGGACGAGCTGACCGACCGCGAGCGCGAGGTGCTGCGGCTCGTCGGCACCGGCATCACCAACGCCGACATCGCCTCCCGGCTGACCGTCACCGAGGGCACGGTGAAGACGCACCTGAACCGCGTGATGACGAAGCTGCGGCTGACCAGCCGGGCGCAGGCGGTGGTGATGGCCTACGAGTCCGGGCTGGTCACGCCGCAGCTCGTCGCTAGGACCGCCTGA
- a CDS encoding succinate dehydrogenase/fumarate reductase iron-sulfur subunit, with protein MSYQGKFRVWRGDDTGGGLEDFTVEVNEGEVVLDIIHRLQATQAPDLAVRWNCKAGKCGSCSAEINGRPRLLCMTRMSIFQESETITVTPMRTFPIIRDLVTDVSFNYTKAREVPSFAPPKDLAPGEYRMQQVDVERSQEFRKCIECFLCQNTCHVVRDHEENKEAFAGPRFLMRVAELEMHPLDTADRVDQAQDEHGLGLCNITKCCSEVCPEHIHITDNALIPMKERVADRKYDPIVWLGNKLFRRS; from the coding sequence ATGAGCTACCAGGGGAAGTTCCGCGTCTGGCGCGGCGACGACACCGGCGGTGGCCTGGAGGACTTCACCGTCGAGGTCAACGAGGGCGAGGTCGTCCTCGACATCATCCACCGGCTGCAGGCCACGCAGGCGCCGGACCTCGCGGTGCGGTGGAACTGCAAGGCGGGCAAGTGCGGGTCGTGCTCGGCGGAGATCAACGGCCGGCCGCGGCTGCTGTGCATGACCCGGATGTCGATCTTCCAGGAGTCGGAGACGATCACCGTCACGCCGATGCGGACGTTCCCGATCATCCGCGACCTCGTGACCGACGTGTCCTTCAACTACACCAAGGCGCGCGAGGTGCCGTCGTTCGCGCCGCCGAAGGACCTGGCGCCGGGCGAGTACCGGATGCAGCAGGTGGACGTCGAGCGCTCGCAGGAGTTCCGCAAGTGCATCGAGTGCTTCCTGTGCCAGAACACCTGCCACGTCGTGCGTGACCACGAGGAGAACAAGGAGGCGTTCGCCGGGCCGCGGTTCCTGATGCGCGTGGCCGAGCTGGAGATGCACCCGCTCGACACCGCGGACCGCGTCGACCAGGCGCAGGACGAGCACGGCCTCGGGCTCTGCAACATCACCAAGTGCTGCAGCGAGGTGTGCCCCGAGCACATCCACATCACCGACAACGCGCTCATCCCGATGAAGGAACGCGTCGCCGACCGCAAGTACGACCCGATCGTCTGGCTCGGCAACAAGCTGTTCAGGCGGTCCTAG
- a CDS encoding fumarate reductase/succinate dehydrogenase flavoprotein subunit: MPELERHSFDVLVIGAGGAGLRAAIEAREHGLRTAVLCKSLFGKAHTVMAEGGIAAAMGNANESDNWQVHFRDTMRGGKFLNNWRMAELHAQEAPQRVWELETYGALFDRTKDGRISQRNFGGHEYPRLAHVGDRTGLELIRTLQQKIVSLQQDDFKEFGDYEERLRVFQEFTVTELAKDGDRIAGAFGYWRESGRFVLFEAPAVILATGGIGKSFKVTSNSWEYTGDGHALAMRAGASLINMEFIQFHPTGMVWPPSVKGILVTESVRGDGGVLRNSDGKRFMFDYIPEVFKDKYADNEEEADRWYTDQANNRRPPELLPRDEVARAINSEVKAGRGSPHGGVFLDVSTRLPAEEIRRRLPSMHHQFKELADVDITAQPMEVGPTCHYVMGGVEVDPDTGSSAVPGLFAAGEVSGGMHGSNRLGGNSLSDLLVFGRRAGAGASEYVRSLGDRPTVAEETVTEARATALKPFQQEGGENPYTLHMELQQSMNDLVGIIRRAGEMEEALQRLEKLKERARSLSVEGHQQFNPGWHLALDLRNMLLVSECVAKAALLRTESRGGHTRDDHPSMDAEWRRKLLVCKADGDGASVEEKPQIPIRSDLLDLFDRTELEKYLTAEELS, encoded by the coding sequence TTGCCCGAGCTGGAAAGGCATTCGTTCGACGTTCTCGTGATCGGCGCGGGTGGTGCCGGTCTGCGTGCCGCGATCGAGGCCCGTGAGCACGGCCTGCGCACCGCCGTTCTCTGCAAGTCGTTGTTCGGCAAGGCCCACACCGTCATGGCCGAGGGCGGGATCGCCGCCGCCATGGGCAACGCGAACGAGAGCGACAACTGGCAGGTGCACTTCCGCGACACCATGCGCGGCGGCAAGTTCCTCAACAACTGGCGCATGGCCGAGCTGCACGCACAGGAAGCGCCGCAACGGGTCTGGGAGCTGGAGACCTACGGCGCGCTGTTCGACCGCACCAAGGACGGCCGGATCTCGCAGCGCAACTTCGGTGGTCACGAGTACCCGCGCCTCGCGCACGTCGGTGACCGCACCGGCCTCGAGCTGATCCGCACGCTGCAGCAGAAGATCGTGTCGTTGCAGCAGGACGACTTCAAGGAGTTCGGCGACTACGAGGAACGCCTGCGGGTGTTCCAGGAGTTCACCGTCACCGAGCTCGCCAAGGACGGGGACCGCATCGCCGGCGCGTTCGGCTACTGGCGCGAGTCCGGCCGGTTCGTGCTCTTCGAGGCACCGGCGGTGATCCTCGCGACCGGTGGCATCGGCAAGTCGTTCAAGGTCACCTCGAACTCCTGGGAGTACACCGGCGACGGCCACGCGCTCGCGATGCGCGCCGGTGCCTCGCTGATCAACATGGAGTTCATCCAGTTCCACCCCACCGGGATGGTCTGGCCGCCGTCGGTGAAGGGCATCCTCGTCACCGAGTCCGTGCGCGGTGACGGTGGTGTGCTGCGCAACTCCGACGGCAAGCGGTTCATGTTCGACTACATCCCCGAGGTGTTCAAGGACAAGTACGCCGACAACGAGGAGGAAGCCGACCGCTGGTACACCGACCAGGCGAACAACCGGCGCCCACCGGAGCTGCTGCCGCGCGACGAGGTCGCCCGCGCGATCAACTCCGAGGTCAAGGCCGGGCGCGGGTCACCCCACGGCGGCGTCTTCCTCGACGTGTCGACGCGGCTGCCCGCCGAGGAGATCCGCCGCCGGCTGCCGTCGATGCACCACCAGTTCAAGGAGCTGGCCGACGTCGACATCACCGCGCAGCCGATGGAGGTCGGCCCGACCTGCCACTACGTGATGGGCGGCGTCGAGGTCGACCCGGACACCGGATCCTCCGCCGTGCCAGGCCTTTTCGCGGCCGGTGAGGTCTCCGGTGGCATGCACGGCTCCAACCGGCTGGGCGGCAACTCGTTGTCGGACCTGCTGGTGTTCGGGCGCAGGGCCGGCGCGGGCGCGTCGGAGTACGTGCGCTCGCTGGGCGACCGTCCCACCGTCGCCGAGGAGACCGTCACCGAAGCACGGGCCACCGCGCTCAAGCCGTTCCAGCAGGAGGGCGGCGAGAACCCGTACACGCTGCACATGGAGCTGCAGCAGTCGATGAACGACCTCGTCGGCATCATCCGGCGCGCGGGCGAGATGGAAGAGGCCTTGCAGCGCCTGGAGAAGCTCAAGGAACGGGCGCGGTCGCTCAGCGTCGAGGGCCACCAGCAGTTCAACCCGGGCTGGCACCTCGCGCTCGACCTGAGGAACATGTTGCTGGTGTCGGAGTGCGTCGCGAAGGCGGCGTTGCTGCGCACCGAGTCACGCGGCGGGCACACCCGCGACGACCACCCCTCGATGGACGCGGAGTGGCGGCGCAAGCTGCTGGTGTGCAAGGCGGACGGCGACGGTGCCTCCGTCGAGGAGAAACCGCAGATCCCGATCCGCTCCGACCTGCTCGACCTGTTCGACCGCACCGAGCTGGAGAAGTACCTCACCGCCGAGGAGCTGTCATGA